Genomic DNA from Cucurbita pepo subsp. pepo cultivar mu-cu-16 chromosome LG13, ASM280686v2, whole genome shotgun sequence:
TATAGTTCATATGGAGGATGTTCTGGGAAaacatgtgattgttgcatagtTTTCGAAGGGTTCTCCACAGGTCACACACGGGAAGCCAGGGCAATGCTACCTCATGGTGGTCATAAATTGTTGTTGCATCGGGATACATTCGGTCGCTCAAAACTTGGTCATGAGATTGGAGGACTTGCTTGGCCATGGATGGGGAGGATATCACTATTGAGGTCATTTGGCCTAGTTTAAGGGTCATGATGGGGCCATAGGAGTCGGCAAGTTTGGCTAGGGATTGGTGAGGGTTATGACCAATCTCCATCATATTTCCTATGAGAAAGTAACCTTTGGGCCCTGGAGGAAGTCGCTTTGGGTTGATTTTTCTAGTAAGTGAATGGAACAATAGTAGAAGggggaagagaagaaagagactGCCTCCTATTGTAAGctccattttctctttcactatGTCTCCCTCTCTTAGACATTTGGGTTGCCTTTTTataacacaaaattaattgaattggtggttgtgaggtcttatccAAGATATTTTCTTCTAGTTTTTGTGGTTGTCAAAATTTGCATGCCAAAATTGGTTCTACCGTGTTTCACATGGGAACGGGAAAAACTAAACTAACAAAACATGTCGTttgaaatcaagaaaaaagatttaGTGAGTGATGGCCAACCAACAATCTTATGTTGTTCGTGACTCGTGAGTAAGGAATAAACTACATTaagaaatatattgaaatcAATAAAAGAGAGGGAGTGAGTGATGGACAATCAACAATCTATATGCTACTCGTGAGGAAAGGAAATCGgaaaaactaaactaaaaaacTTGTTGAAATCAATAAAAGAGAGCTAGTGAATGTGAGCAGCCAACAATCTAAATCacagaaattagaaaaattaaactacAAAAACCTATTGTTTAGCTTGTTCATGGATGAATGAACTATGACCGTAACGAAACATGTCAACTATTATTTGGTGTAACGAAACATGTTGGGTTAGTAAAAGAGAGCTAGTGAATGATGAGCAACCAACAGTCTATATGTTGCTCGTGAGTAACGAAAATCGAAAAAACTAAACTACAAAAACTCATTGTTGAACTTGCATGAACTATGATCGTAACTAAACATGTCAACTATTACTTGGGGTAACAAAACTGGTTGGGCTAGTCCTACAAAATTGGCAGGACAACTATGTGCTATATATCAATTGAGTTcaaatttatgtatatatatatttgtacataattgatttgaaatttaatatttaatacagGAAGAGAAACGAGTTTTCGTAATTAAATCAACTACACATGTACTAACTAAGATCACCATAGAATGGTTTTTAGGTTGACCCTTTGATGTCATATACTTGTAAACATGGACATGGAGAGGGTGGATACTAATTCATTCCACTCTGAGCATATTGAGGATAGGAGGACAATAATTGAGCCCTACTAGGTCATTCCATCTTAATGCTCATGATATTAACCTTTTATTCATGCCTGTTCTATCAACATGTGATGTTTTTTAGGTCGACCCcttaatttcatttgattaCAAACATGGATGTAGACAGCACGAACAATAATTGTACCTGAGATTATATAGGCATCAAAGAACAATAATGTTACCCAACTGGTCTTTCCATCTTCATAATcttcataattttgatatcGACCTCTGATCCATGATATCTTCATCACCTGTTTTACCACcatataatgttttttagGTTGATCCCTCAATGTCATATGCTTATAAACATGAGTGTAAAGAGCATATACAATAGTTCGAGCACTAAGGTGCTCGAAAACCAACTCCTATTCGGACTCTTGCTAATACTAAGATATGTCATCACTCGAGGTCGACTTTGCCTACAAGAAGGCAAGAGACAACATGCTTCCACCTGAAAGAGACGACCTCGTCTCAACAATAGTGTTTTGATTCTTATCTTTACAATCTCACTAATCATTTAGCAAAAACTAATGTCAAATTAGAACCTAACACTTGACCTTTTTGCATGTAACGTAGAACACTTATCCATAAAAATGTATGTTGATAAggtaaataaacaaaagacaTACCTATGTCATGTTTTAATGAAATAGCTTACTAAAATCGATAGCAACTATGGTTCCCTACTCAAAGTAtagacattaaaataaaatatttaaaaagtaagcAACAACCATACATATTTTGAGACTAAAACAGGatttaaacatatataaagatgaatgaatgaatgaatgaatgaatgaatgaatgaatgaataattTCATTACACCTTTCTGATTGAACCTTACCCAGAAAAGATATGGATGGATTTCACCTTCACAGATAGAGTTCATGTTGCTTGGCCTGTCACTGCAGATCCTGAAGCGCGGGATCTTTCCTTCACCGATGGTTGTGGTTCTGATaggaaaaaaaaccataatAGGGATTATACATTGcaccaaagaagagaaaagagaatgaaaacatctctattacaaaaattaaagcaAGTTTTAAGTTATTTCGATATCATCGTGACTCAATATACGACCTTGGTGTACTAGTGTACTGAGACGTACTTAGTGTACTAGTGGAGAATTGGACTATTTTGAGCCTTGGAAGAGATAGCCCTCTCGAAAAAATATTGCCCAGCATAACTTATCATTGATATCATTAGTACAATTTCAGCCCCACTTTCATATTATCCGGTTCTTCTTATACCTCATTTGTTAAGAATCAcaaccctccacaatggtatgatattgtccactttgagcataagctctcatggctttattttttgtttccccaaaaggccttatactaatgaagatgtattccttacttataaactcaagatcaaccccttaattagccgatgtgagactcctCTCCTAACAATCTTCAACATTATTAATACTTGgaaggcttcatacattcaaGGCCGGATCCGAGATGATTACCAGGTTACTTTAGCTACATGTAAATCATCAAGATCAACAAGAACATTTGTAAAAGAGATGAACTATGAGGTTACTGAAGCATTATCAAAATCCATGCTTAACAGCCAAGGTTTTAGTGCCTAAAAATCCTTATTGTCTTTCTATTCTGGGTTCCAGGGCCCAGAACACGAGTCTAAATCAACATCTATTGACGTTCAGATTGTTCCCTGTTATCTATGTTCTCAGctagaaacaaaaacacagTGAAACTACCATTGATGTTGCAGGCGTTCGGAATAGCTTTGTTTATCATTTGGTTTTACATTATCTATTTTATGAAACTGAATAAGCTTACTGGATATGAGGGCCTTTGGTCTGGTCTTAAACAGAATCCGCTGCCTGATTATCCCAATGACTTCCAACTCTGCAGTAGCTGATTTGGTATCGCCACTCTGATCCTCATCCACgcacttctttttcttcaacacCAACAATGGCTTCTTC
This window encodes:
- the LOC111809433 gene encoding putative uncharacterized protein DDB_G0287975 gives rise to the protein MQIKVKCNCGETKCLEWAVVELQGIVEAQPSFEDRLQTLEIGVLCRPSAQEVYTFTVGYHELTGSKVPLKKPLLVLKKKKCVDEDQSGDTKSATAELEVIGIIRQRILFKTRPKALISKPQPSVKERSRASGSAVTGQAT